In the Deinococcus aerolatus genome, one interval contains:
- a CDS encoding ChbG/HpnK family deacetylase, whose amino-acid sequence MVVFHADDLGMCQATVSAYQELHGAGLLSSAAVMMPCAWAPAAAQAIRALPTADVGVHWTLTSEWSASRWGPLTCAPALTDGQGYFHIGVAEARQAHPATVRTELAAQLDRALAWGLDITEKGVGGKPTVLTMGCRTHASRKGGRADAYV is encoded by the coding sequence GTGGTGGTCTTTCATGCCGATGACCTGGGCATGTGCCAGGCCACCGTCAGCGCGTATCAGGAGCTGCACGGGGCCGGTCTGCTCTCCTCCGCCGCCGTGATGATGCCGTGTGCCTGGGCGCCGGCGGCGGCGCAGGCCATTCGCGCCCTCCCCACAGCAGACGTGGGCGTCCACTGGACCCTGACCAGCGAGTGGAGCGCGTCCCGCTGGGGACCGCTGACCTGTGCGCCCGCGTTGACCGATGGGCAGGGCTATTTCCACATCGGGGTCGCGGAAGCCAGGCAGGCCCATCCGGCCACCGTCCGCACGGAACTGGCCGCCCAACTGGACCGCGCCCTGGCCTGGGGCCTGGACATTACAGAAAAGGGTGTGGGTGGAAAGCCCACGGTTTTAACCATGGGATGCAGAACCCACGCCTCCCGCAAGGGAGGCCGGGCTGATGCTTATGTCTGA
- a CDS encoding RNA-guided endonuclease InsQ/TnpB family protein — protein MTPIQSTTHRKAFRYRLRPTKAQEAALLEQLRLCRNLYNAALQERRDAYRKAGKTITAYDQMKYLREIKEALPEYKGVYSQVLQDVLKRLEKAFKAFFRRVKAGQTPGYPRFKGAGWYDSICYPQSGFSVAGDVAYFSKIGNIRLRLSRPLEGKIKTATITRDCGEWYVSYVCEVEAQPLPATGSAVGVDVGITYFCITSDGEFTENPRYFKSSMAKLRVKQRSLSRKKRGSERRKKAKGAVAKLHRKVSRQRLDFHHKTAAKLIRENDLVAHEDLNVSGMGRGNLARSIHDVGWGQFFSLLSQKAASAARTVIAVDPRYTSQACHKCGHTCKANRVSQSQFVCQSCGHTANADWNAALNILGRACPSVENVALGASVH, from the coding sequence GTGACGCCCATACAAAGTACCACGCACAGAAAAGCGTTCCGCTACCGTCTGCGCCCCACCAAGGCTCAGGAGGCCGCGCTGCTGGAGCAACTGAGGCTCTGCCGCAACCTGTACAACGCGGCTCTTCAGGAGCGCCGGGACGCCTACCGCAAGGCGGGGAAGACGATCACGGCCTACGATCAGATGAAGTACCTCAGAGAGATCAAAGAGGCGCTGCCCGAGTACAAAGGCGTCTACAGCCAAGTGCTTCAGGACGTTCTCAAGCGGCTGGAGAAGGCGTTCAAGGCATTCTTTCGCCGCGTGAAGGCAGGACAGACACCGGGTTATCCGCGTTTCAAAGGGGCAGGCTGGTACGACTCCATCTGCTATCCGCAGTCTGGTTTCAGCGTGGCGGGCGACGTGGCCTACTTCTCCAAAATCGGCAACATCCGACTCAGGCTCAGCAGACCGCTGGAAGGCAAGATCAAGACGGCCACCATCACGCGGGACTGCGGGGAGTGGTACGTCAGCTACGTCTGCGAAGTAGAAGCCCAGCCGCTTCCGGCTACCGGGTCGGCTGTGGGCGTGGACGTGGGGATTACATATTTCTGCATCACCTCCGATGGGGAGTTCACCGAGAATCCACGCTATTTCAAGTCGAGCATGGCGAAGCTGCGCGTGAAGCAACGTTCCCTCAGCCGCAAGAAGCGCGGTTCAGAGAGGCGCAAGAAGGCGAAGGGTGCGGTTGCGAAGTTGCACCGCAAGGTCAGCCGTCAGCGTCTCGACTTTCACCACAAGACCGCCGCCAAGTTGATTCGGGAGAACGATTTGGTGGCGCACGAAGACCTGAACGTATCGGGGATGGGCAGGGGGAATCTGGCCCGGTCTATCCACGATGTCGGATGGGGTCAGTTCTTTTCTCTCCTGTCCCAGAAGGCTGCAAGCGCCGCTCGGACAGTGATCGCCGTAGACCCCCGCTACACCTCGCAGGCGTGCCACAAATGCGGCCATACCTGCAAGGCGAACCGGGTCAGTCAATCGCAGTTTGTGTGTCAGAGTTGCGGCCACACGGCGAATGCTGATTGGAACGCCGCCCTGAACATCCTGGGCAGGGCTTGCCCGTCAGTGGAAAACGTAGCGCTCGGCGCAAGCGTTCACTGA
- a CDS encoding replication initiator protein A, translated as MYRVQGSAFHGRPHGQDADVLLAIQTLFFRAGCPDNNSVEVTASGLLSMSGHARNGQYYTRLRESLLRLWGVKWTMVRTLWDERQRQHRGDTTATSLIAELRLVDQSTGQHRPFEVREISEASPIEITLVPSFAASIRAGLFQILDGELLARLGQPQARSLYRVLQAHRVTGDGSLVSELSFALRDWLTACGLEDERVDNAKRMLDLAHDRLRAEGYLHEVAFTGRGKAGQITYTFLAAPEPEAVERLLDRGVTRPVAEALAADHPQRITPALQIIDERLKTGWKPRSLPASVVDAVRNPVKWGYAATEKPFKALANKRVGKKGGGDVAPAPTTAETILVLMKLKLGRAPSPQTVEAIYELSDPGMVALLDALKRPKSEALPLVMALLPTEL; from the coding sequence ATGTACCGCGTGCAGGGCAGTGCATTCCATGGCCGGCCGCACGGACAGGACGCCGATGTCCTGCTGGCCATCCAGACGCTGTTTTTCCGGGCGGGCTGTCCGGACAACAACTCCGTCGAGGTCACGGCTTCTGGCCTGCTGAGCATGAGCGGCCACGCGCGCAATGGCCAGTACTACACCCGCCTGCGCGAGTCGTTGCTGCGGCTGTGGGGCGTGAAATGGACGATGGTTCGAACCCTTTGGGACGAGCGTCAGCGTCAGCATCGCGGCGACACCACCGCGACCAGCCTGATCGCCGAACTGCGTCTGGTCGACCAGTCGACTGGGCAGCACCGGCCATTCGAGGTGCGCGAGATCAGTGAGGCCAGCCCGATCGAGATTACCCTCGTTCCCTCATTTGCGGCGTCTATTCGCGCGGGCCTGTTTCAAATTCTGGACGGCGAGTTGCTCGCGCGCCTGGGACAGCCGCAGGCCCGCAGTCTGTACCGGGTGCTGCAGGCGCACCGGGTGACTGGCGACGGCTCCCTGGTCAGCGAATTGTCATTCGCATTGCGCGACTGGCTCACCGCCTGTGGCCTGGAGGACGAGCGCGTCGACAACGCCAAACGGATGCTTGACCTGGCACATGATCGCCTGCGGGCTGAGGGCTATCTGCACGAGGTGGCGTTTACTGGCCGGGGCAAGGCCGGCCAGATCACGTACACCTTCCTCGCGGCTCCAGAGCCCGAGGCCGTGGAGCGCCTGCTGGACCGGGGCGTGACCCGGCCGGTGGCAGAAGCCCTGGCGGCCGACCATCCCCAGCGCATTACACCCGCCCTGCAGATCATCGACGAACGTCTCAAAACCGGCTGGAAACCACGCTCGCTCCCTGCGTCGGTGGTAGACGCGGTCCGGAACCCAGTCAAATGGGGCTACGCAGCCACTGAGAAGCCCTTCAAGGCCCTGGCGAACAAACGGGTGGGCAAGAAGGGCGGGGGGGATGTGGCCCCGGCCCCCACGACCGCCGAGACGATCCTGGTCCTGATGAAATTGAAGCTCGGCCGCGCCCCGTCCCCGCAAACTGTGGAGGCCATCTACGAATTGAGTGATCCCGGAATGGTGGCGCTTCTGGACGCACTCAAACGGCCCAAAAGCGAGGCGCTGCCTCTGGTGATGGCCCTTCTTCCCACCGAGCTCTAG
- a CDS encoding replication initiator protein A, which yields MYRKKPPQLPPLLTERNLDRLGFFSIQTRLSAESAWKSQFQVGGRMIEVHGEGTRGRPHGADTDIMLGLEQLFVAQGSPEDNWIHTTPNALREAAMMTKNGRAFRRIREGLLRIWAAGFIVREGWVDPAGRPVRFNAAFRLFEELRYWEKETSDLPELLPDARLSVRLSDQLASSIRAGFTHALRREVLTHLEQPHSRALYRLTEAHRYADDGTMLRTLSVPLLDWREACGIREERASKVMRALDTAHEELAAAGYLADIQVTGRGQRQTLDYVFRQENEPDPALVRLLREYRIGGPRAVQLATDFPQRVEAAVRYYDQVRAQGKVIRNPPGFIADIIADAEKYELPSSFSVTQSPDEARQAQAVRASQSEREAHELHETRLAQQLALSPQEQWKEVGATLLLLLKKPLSSEELKALQDRCRSGELQAVRLAHEAARATATLELQDFVVKLKAQLKAPGA from the coding sequence ATGTACCGAAAAAAGCCGCCACAACTCCCTCCCCTGCTCACGGAGCGCAATCTGGACCGCCTAGGCTTCTTCAGCATCCAGACGCGCCTCTCGGCAGAATCCGCCTGGAAGAGCCAGTTCCAGGTGGGCGGACGCATGATTGAGGTGCATGGCGAGGGGACCCGGGGACGCCCACACGGGGCAGACACCGACATCATGCTGGGGCTGGAACAGCTGTTTGTCGCGCAGGGCAGCCCAGAGGACAACTGGATCCACACGACGCCCAACGCGCTGCGGGAAGCGGCCATGATGACCAAGAATGGCCGTGCGTTCCGGCGGATTCGTGAAGGCTTGCTGCGCATCTGGGCCGCTGGATTCATCGTCCGCGAGGGCTGGGTGGATCCCGCAGGCCGCCCCGTCCGCTTCAATGCCGCCTTCCGGTTGTTTGAAGAACTGCGGTACTGGGAAAAGGAGACCAGCGACCTGCCGGAACTGTTGCCCGACGCCCGACTGAGCGTGCGGCTCTCGGATCAGCTGGCGTCCAGCATCCGGGCCGGCTTCACCCACGCCCTGCGGCGCGAGGTGCTGACCCACCTGGAGCAGCCGCACTCCCGCGCGCTCTACCGCCTGACCGAAGCCCACCGGTACGCGGATGACGGAACCATGCTGCGCACCCTGAGCGTCCCCCTGCTCGACTGGCGGGAGGCCTGCGGCATCCGCGAGGAGCGGGCCAGCAAGGTGATGCGGGCGCTGGACACCGCGCATGAGGAACTCGCAGCTGCAGGCTACCTGGCCGACATTCAGGTGACGGGCCGCGGGCAGCGGCAGACCCTGGACTACGTGTTCCGGCAGGAAAACGAGCCGGATCCTGCACTCGTGCGCTTGCTGCGCGAATACCGGATTGGCGGTCCGCGCGCCGTTCAGCTTGCGACGGATTTTCCGCAGCGCGTCGAAGCGGCCGTCAGGTACTACGATCAGGTCAGGGCCCAGGGCAAGGTGATCCGGAATCCGCCGGGCTTTATTGCCGACATCATCGCCGACGCTGAGAAGTACGAATTGCCCAGCAGTTTTTCGGTGACTCAGTCTCCGGATGAAGCGCGGCAGGCACAGGCTGTGCGTGCCTCCCAGAGTGAGCGTGAGGCGCATGAACTGCACGAGACCCGGCTGGCCCAGCAACTGGCCCTCTCGCCCCAGGAGCAGTGGAAGGAGGTGGGGGCCACCCTGCTGCTGCTGCTGAAAAAGCCGCTCTCAAGCGAGGAGTTAAAAGCGCTGCAAGACCGGTGTCGTTCGGGGGAACTGCAGGCGGTGCGCCTGGCCCATGAGGCGGCGCGGGCGACGGCGACGCTTGAGCTGCAAGACTTTGTAGTTAAGCTCAAAGCGCAACTTAAAGCCCCGGGGGCCTGA
- a CDS encoding ParA family protein — MKVISVLSRKGGVGKTLVSVGVAQVLGAAGHRVALLDRDPEGSAMGWQHGAQKGEVPLPYQVIGPIEATSMVGLDFLVVDTPPNDIRILQDTARQSHVLLVPLLPGAGEMDRLQETVQALSEVELQQGVQLGFVLNRMEHDNVSAAMGPTLEQLGYPVVAQIRKAVDYQRAFGNMIPAHLTPPFKEALTNLGVHL, encoded by the coding sequence GTGAAGGTAATCAGTGTGTTGAGCCGTAAGGGTGGGGTGGGCAAGACCCTGGTGTCGGTGGGCGTGGCCCAGGTGCTGGGAGCGGCGGGCCACCGGGTGGCCCTGCTGGACCGCGACCCGGAAGGCAGCGCGATGGGGTGGCAGCACGGGGCGCAGAAGGGCGAGGTGCCTCTCCCCTACCAGGTGATCGGACCGATCGAGGCCACCAGCATGGTTGGGCTCGACTTCCTGGTGGTCGATACGCCGCCCAACGACATCCGGATCCTGCAGGACACGGCCCGGCAGTCCCACGTGCTGCTGGTGCCGCTTCTGCCCGGAGCAGGTGAGATGGACCGGTTGCAGGAAACCGTCCAGGCCCTGAGCGAGGTTGAGCTGCAGCAGGGCGTTCAGCTGGGGTTTGTGCTGAACCGCATGGAACACGACAATGTCAGCGCCGCCATGGGGCCGACGCTCGAGCAACTGGGCTACCCGGTGGTGGCCCAGATCCGCAAAGCGGTGGACTACCAGCGGGCGTTCGGAAACATGATCCCGGCCCACCTGACCCCGCCGTTCAAAGAAGCACTCACCAATCTGGGGGTCCATCTGTGA
- a CDS encoding tyrosine-type recombinase/integrase has product MTAPDAARDFNWAPSTWSPTTSASRAPPAPIPAHAPCATTTSPSAIFWAGAGAGPRPWPSTSWPTSTSSSTCCTCGPARATRAPRARTAAHERKNAFPTALLAELLALPQTQGHAPERQARDTVILLLGVRLGLRLDEMVRLDVADVDLRSARLRVRHGKGHKARTVDLPPGTLAALQTWLVARRAVVADTQVDQGALLLSFQPAARGQRLSNRSLYSVVAGYGQLLGLDETLCGVHALRRTADTRLYRATRDLHVVADVLGHASIATSAVYAKLDVNTRRAALAAAETIE; this is encoded by the coding sequence ATAACCGCACCTGATGCAGCAAGGGACTTCAACTGGGCACCCTCAACCTGGTCACCTACCACGTCCGCCTCAAGGGCGCCGCCGGCTCCGATACCAGCCCACGCACCCTGCGCAACTACCACCTCGCCGTCCGCAATTTTCTGGGCTGGTGCTGGAGCGGGTCCCAGACCCTGGCCCTCAACCAGCTGGCCGACGAGCACGTCGAGCAGTACCTGCTGCACCTGCGGACCCGCCCGCGCCACCCGCGCACCCCGCGCCCGCACGGCCGCGCACGAACGCAAGAACGCCTTTCCCACCGCGCTGCTCGCCGAACTCCTGGCGCTGCCCCAGACCCAGGGCCACGCGCCCGAGCGTCAGGCCAGGGACACCGTCATCCTGCTGCTCGGCGTGCGGCTGGGCCTGCGCCTCGACGAGATGGTGCGCCTGGACGTCGCCGACGTCGACCTGCGCTCTGCCCGCCTGCGCGTCCGGCACGGCAAGGGGCACAAAGCCCGGACCGTCGATCTGCCGCCCGGGACGCTGGCCGCCCTGCAGACCTGGCTGGTGGCCCGCCGCGCCGTGGTTGCAGACACCCAGGTGGATCAGGGGGCGCTGCTGCTCTCGTTTCAACCGGCCGCCCGGGGCCAGCGCCTCTCGAACCGGAGCCTGTATTCCGTGGTCGCCGGCTACGGCCAGCTGCTGGGCCTGGACGAGACGCTGTGCGGCGTCCACGCGCTGCGCCGGACGGCAGACACCCGGCTGTACCGCGCGACCAGGGACCTGCACGTGGTGGCCGACGTCCTGGGCCACGCCTCCATCGCCACTTCAGCCGTGTACGCCAAACTCGACGTCAATACCCGCCGTGCGGCGCTGGCGGCCGCGGAAACCATTGAGTGA
- a CDS encoding acyltransferase family protein has translation MNESRSTLAPMTEAPARSLAYRPELDGLRALAVLAVIFYHFGIPPFRGGFIGVDIFFVISGFLISGILRQQIEGGTFSFVQFYVRRFRRLIPASIAVIAVTSLLALLLFSPEMLAGHGKLSVMSAFSLANRELYFASGYFDPSAATKPLLHMWSLSVEEQFYFVWPAFMLLCLRFLGKRITPWVVAAVSVVSLAFCVDLTQRLPQAAFYLTPYRMFEFGFGALLLWLPLSLERRFGQVTGLVGLAGLLVMACVLSDGSSFPGWNAVGVALLSAALIHGSRTGVVHRLLSHPAAVGLGVLSYSLYLTHWPVYVFYRFIVERDLGVADQALLLGLTAASALALYHGVERPFRLGRRAHKDRTRRPARLYPVAALYALVIGAGALALTTDGLPDRARVNGVVAPTSDTLERAQARFCQGKDPQPPITCATSEDRPRSVYVWGDSHAKHLAPGLAGALPQQNVKIIFTSACVPLWGVSELPYARSRTSRRACAQRNMDALKFLESLPPAPVIIAARWKNYLTTPELRRIGLQGLKDVTARLERSGHPVTVIGNVIEPGPEVIDCLRSPDTAITPRARCRPFGSATRASLEANAALRALGPVFFDPTPVFCTPACQVAAGQTMLFRDGHHLSDEGSRRLAGALVRAAPLVVGHQVGGAGR, from the coding sequence ATGAACGAATCCCGCTCCACCCTGGCCCCCATGACTGAAGCCCCTGCCCGGTCCCTTGCCTACCGCCCGGAGCTCGACGGCCTGCGCGCCCTAGCAGTGCTGGCCGTCATCTTCTACCACTTCGGGATTCCGCCCTTCCGGGGCGGTTTCATCGGGGTGGACATCTTCTTCGTGATCTCAGGCTTCCTGATCTCGGGCATCCTGCGCCAGCAGATCGAGGGCGGCACCTTTTCCTTCGTCCAGTTCTACGTGCGCCGCTTTCGCCGCCTGATCCCCGCGTCCATCGCCGTGATCGCTGTGACCAGCCTGCTGGCCCTGCTGTTGTTCTCGCCGGAAATGCTGGCCGGTCACGGCAAGCTCAGTGTCATGTCCGCGTTCTCGCTGGCCAACCGCGAGCTGTACTTTGCCTCGGGCTACTTTGACCCCAGCGCGGCCACCAAGCCGCTGCTGCACATGTGGTCGCTGAGCGTCGAGGAGCAGTTCTACTTCGTATGGCCGGCCTTCATGCTGCTGTGCCTGCGCTTTCTCGGCAAGCGGATCACGCCGTGGGTGGTGGCTGCCGTCAGCGTGGTGTCGCTGGCTTTCTGTGTGGACCTCACGCAGCGCCTGCCGCAGGCGGCCTTCTACCTCACGCCGTACCGTATGTTCGAGTTCGGCTTCGGGGCCCTTCTGCTGTGGCTGCCGCTGTCGCTGGAACGCCGCTTCGGGCAGGTCACCGGCCTGGTGGGGCTGGCCGGCCTCCTGGTGATGGCCTGCGTGCTGTCGGACGGCTCCAGCTTCCCCGGCTGGAACGCGGTGGGCGTGGCGCTGCTCAGCGCCGCGCTGATCCACGGCAGCCGCACGGGCGTGGTGCACCGTCTGCTGAGCCACCCCGCCGCCGTGGGCCTCGGGGTGCTGAGCTACTCGCTATACCTGACGCACTGGCCGGTGTACGTGTTCTACCGCTTCATCGTCGAGCGTGACCTGGGCGTGGCGGATCAGGCGCTGCTGCTGGGCCTGACGGCGGCATCTGCGCTGGCGCTGTACCACGGCGTGGAGCGGCCCTTTCGGCTGGGCCGCCGCGCTCACAAGGACCGCACGCGGCGGCCCGCCCGGCTGTACCCGGTGGCCGCGCTGTACGCCCTGGTCATCGGTGCGGGCGCCCTGGCCCTGACCACCGACGGCCTGCCGGACCGCGCGCGGGTGAACGGCGTGGTGGCCCCCACCTCGGACACGCTGGAGCGGGCACAGGCCAGGTTCTGCCAGGGCAAAGACCCGCAGCCGCCCATCACCTGCGCCACCTCGGAGGACCGGCCACGCTCGGTGTACGTGTGGGGCGACTCGCACGCCAAGCATCTGGCCCCGGGGCTGGCCGGGGCGCTGCCGCAGCAGAACGTCAAGATCATCTTTACCTCGGCCTGCGTGCCGCTGTGGGGCGTCTCTGAGCTGCCGTACGCCCGCTCGCGCACGTCCAGGCGGGCCTGTGCCCAGCGCAACATGGACGCCCTGAAGTTCCTGGAAAGCCTGCCCCCGGCCCCGGTGATCATCGCGGCCCGCTGGAAGAACTACCTGACCACCCCGGAGTTGCGGCGCATCGGGCTTCAGGGCCTCAAGGACGTGACGGCGCGCCTGGAGCGCAGCGGGCACCCGGTCACGGTGATCGGCAACGTGATCGAGCCGGGGCCCGAGGTCATCGACTGCCTGCGCTCGCCAGACACGGCCATCACCCCGCGCGCCCGATGCCGGCCATTTGGCAGCGCCACCCGGGCATCCCTGGAGGCGAATGCCGCCCTGAGGGCGCTGGGGCCGGTGTTCTTTGATCCCACGCCGGTGTTCTGCACGCCGGCGTGTCAGGTGGCCGCTGGGCAGACCATGCTGTTCCGGGATGGCCATCACCTGAGCGATGAGGGCTCGCGGCGGCTGGCCGGGGCGCTGGTGCGGGCGGCGCCGCTTGTCGTCGGGCATCAGGTGGGTGGGGCCGGGCGCTGA
- a CDS encoding IS1 family transposase, with protein MSIPAPAALVLECDELCTFVMRHTHQLWIWLAMDRHTRKIVSCFMGRRDAVSAFGLWEGLPNPYLDAVCHTDRLGAYKSVVFGALHRIGGTQHMERFNVTLRVRLAHLVRRTLSFSRKQANLDMLIWLFLHRYNASFP; from the coding sequence GTGAGCATTCCAGCACCAGCGGCGCTGGTGCTGGAATGCGATGAATTATGCACATTTGTGATGCGGCACACCCATCAGCTCTGGATCTGGCTCGCCATGGACCGACACACGCGCAAAATCGTGAGTTGCTTTATGGGACGGCGGGATGCAGTGAGTGCATTTGGATTGTGGGAGGGCCTGCCCAACCCATACCTCGATGCGGTCTGTCACACAGACCGCCTGGGGGCCTACAAAAGTGTCGTTTTTGGCGCGCTGCACCGCATCGGTGGCACCCAGCATATGGAGCGATTCAATGTCACCCTTCGGGTTCGATTGGCTCATCTGGTCCGCCGCACGCTGTCCTTCAGCCGCAAGCAAGCCAATCTGGATATGCTGATCTGGCTCTTTCTCCACCGCTACAACGCGTCATTCCCTTGA
- a CDS encoding alpha/beta fold hydrolase → MFDGFVLEMVQLPEATLRVRYGGSGSPLLLLHGHPRTHATWHRVAPLLARTHTVICPDLRGYGQSSKPADTPDHSGMSKRALAGDMAALMTHLGHARFAVAGHDRGSYVAFRLAMDHPERVSHLAFLGFVPILEALERAGERFARQWWHWFFFGQPEKPERSILADPDVWYGNTPEKRAQMGEEAYADYHAAVHNPATVHAMLEDYRAGLGIDREHDAADRRAGRVLGCPTLVLWPLLDDPDLYDDILGIWQPWAPDLRGHGLKSGHHLSEEIPEDLAAALLTFLDGR, encoded by the coding sequence ATGTTTGATGGCTTTGTGCTGGAGATGGTCCAACTTCCCGAAGCCACGTTGCGCGTCCGCTACGGCGGTTCCGGCTCCCCGCTCCTGCTTCTGCACGGGCACCCCCGCACCCACGCCACCTGGCACCGCGTCGCGCCGCTGCTGGCCCGGACACATACGGTCATCTGCCCAGACCTGCGGGGCTACGGGCAGTCTTCCAAGCCCGCCGATACACCGGACCACAGCGGCATGTCCAAGCGGGCACTGGCGGGTGACATGGCAGCTCTGATGACCCACCTGGGCCATGCGCGCTTCGCTGTGGCGGGTCATGACCGGGGGTCTTATGTGGCCTTCCGGCTGGCCATGGATCACCCGGAGCGCGTCTCTCACCTGGCCTTTCTGGGGTTCGTGCCTATTCTGGAAGCTCTGGAACGGGCGGGTGAACGCTTTGCCAGGCAGTGGTGGCACTGGTTCTTCTTCGGGCAGCCTGAGAAACCCGAGCGTTCCATCCTGGCAGATCCCGATGTCTGGTATGGCAATACCCCCGAGAAACGGGCACAGATGGGGGAAGAGGCCTACGCTGATTACCACGCCGCCGTCCACAATCCGGCCACCGTGCACGCCATGCTGGAGGACTACCGCGCGGGCCTGGGGATTGACCGTGAGCATGACGCCGCAGATCGGCGGGCCGGACGCGTGCTGGGGTGTCCCACGCTGGTCTTGTGGCCGCTGCTGGATGATCCAGACCTGTACGACGACATCCTGGGCATCTGGCAGCCGTGGGCACCGGACTTGCGGGGCCACGGCCTCAAGTCCGGCCATCATCTGTCCGAGGAGATTCCAGAGGACTTGGCTGCCGCTCTGCTGACCTTCCTGGACGGGCGTTAG
- the gntA gene encoding guanitoxin biosynthesis heme-dependent pre-guanitoxin N-hydroxylase GntA codes for MLNDNISAGGGLSSYHLIENGKLRGPAGSSFVRQAHQSFRTRILAPDFSCVAAKAAFNTDSYAFANYSELGSPEATAALARDLVRFCHDQDRMDSDFTTMVAVFRGPLDMDEQTFEARLWEQLRALHRADASPHSPEVSADPRDPTFGFSFAGRAFFIIGGHPGSSRIARAFPHPTLVFNAHRQFQALKRDGRWSRFQETIRGREMKLQGSLNPNLADHGQASEARQYSGRAVEPGWQAPFPELPDNLRVPEADGVRCPFLSASRRFHQESAHD; via the coding sequence ATGCTCAATGACAACATCTCAGCGGGGGGTGGCCTAAGCAGCTACCACCTGATTGAAAACGGCAAATTGCGGGGCCCGGCGGGCAGCTCCTTCGTGCGGCAGGCCCACCAGAGCTTCCGAACCCGGATCCTGGCTCCTGACTTCTCTTGTGTAGCGGCCAAGGCGGCCTTCAATACCGACAGCTACGCCTTTGCGAATTACAGCGAGTTGGGCAGCCCGGAGGCAACGGCGGCCCTGGCCCGTGACCTGGTGCGTTTCTGTCACGATCAGGACCGGATGGACTCCGATTTCACGACGATGGTGGCTGTGTTCCGGGGACCGCTTGACATGGACGAGCAGACCTTTGAGGCGCGGCTGTGGGAACAACTCCGGGCGCTGCACCGGGCCGATGCCTCGCCCCACAGTCCTGAGGTCAGTGCCGATCCCCGCGACCCCACCTTCGGGTTCTCCTTCGCGGGGCGGGCCTTTTTTATCATCGGTGGGCATCCGGGCAGCAGCCGCATCGCGCGGGCCTTTCCCCATCCGACGCTGGTGTTCAACGCGCACCGGCAGTTCCAGGCGCTGAAGCGCGACGGCCGTTGGTCCCGCTTCCAGGAGACCATTCGGGGCCGCGAGATGAAGTTGCAAGGGAGCCTGAATCCCAACCTGGCCGACCACGGGCAGGCGTCTGAGGCCCGGCAGTATTCGGGCCGCGCGGTGGAACCCGGGTGGCAGGCGCCCTTCCCCGAACTGCCGGATAACCTGCGTGTCCCGGAGGCGGACGGCGTCCGTTGCCCCTTCTTGTCCGCCTCGCGACGTTTTCATCAGGAGAGTGCCCATGACTGA